The sequence AACTCAAACCCACAAGTGAATAAAAGACACCTGTAGGTGATAGGAAACAGAATATTTTCAGCTCAACAAGGAGCTGATGTGtattcatcagtggtgggcacagctaaccaaaaagttagcttcgataactgttaatccactaactgaaaagttaactcataTAAAGCTAAATCGATaaatcccttaaaaaaaaaaaaaaaatagtagaagctacagataaaagctaaaccgataacttttggtattgacttcagtacactggAAGCTACTGACACAATGATTCAGCGCTTCTGtcacagatcagccttctctcagcaaaagagacctgatgACCAGAGAGGAAGGGAAATAAAGATAATttatcttcacaccatacagacctgccaacatatcactggagtcatgcacaggcatacagttttgacttatggttataattttaaacaaactaattccggacaagttattgaaatcaaCATCacttctgtcattttacaaagtaaagatatcagctatatgttttagttttaaagtaatgcactaattttgaaggttttagtgtttagacacacatgccgcaatgcattatgggaacattaTTTTCCTAACgtcagtggttggttggtcggtataaccATATACTGCAACATGTAGGGAGTTttgcaaataaatctgtattagtaaatatgtcacttttttatttgtaaaaaaaaggcaatttgaaaactgaaaattctgtttgctaaGTGATTCATCATTTCTTGTGAATGTGTGGCAAATGatgttcacactgccatgaaaacTGCCATCGACTGGCCAGtagatcactaagggcccttgggcaaggtccttaattccctagttgctcccagtgtgtactgGGCGCCtagcatggcagcagcctcacattgggttgaatgtgaggcactgatgtgtaagcgctttgagcgtctgatgcagatggaaaagagctaatataaatgcagtccatcttccatttagcagttagcggattagcggaacagtgcccaccactggtattcaTGGATTTCTAATAAAATCTGTCTGTCTTAAAATGAACACCTCTACCTCATCATACGACCCTGCATCCATCAGGAAGTGGTCCTCTACGGAGACAGCAGGTAGGAGGGCGGGGTCTAAGCTGTGGGCGTGACTTCTCTCTGGAGGACCAAAGACAGGAAAACCCATTATAGTGACATAAAGTCAAATTATGAGTTTAAAAACAAGTAGATTGTTACGTTGAGCTGTGGGCAGTTATAGTGCTGTGAAAACCTTTGTTGTCCTTTcagcttttttacttttttaaactcaagtttaaaaaataatttagggTTATTTTATactaacatttctaaaattacactcactgtgaaaacaaatctctgcaACAGGAAAAATATGTGCCTCCAAAACTAAATCATGACAGTTTTCTCCAGACAAGTTATGAGtcaaacatttccaagttactgaacatgtcttggactaaATTTTTACATcatccattaagaaatacaaatggcATGGTGAATCTGATTAGACTActctgttctcaaaaactgactgcacaaggagatgagtgagggaagccaccaaaacacccatgacaactctgaaagagttatGAGCTGTGGCTGTGACTGACAAGGCTAACCTAACCCTGAAGCAGTGGCATCTGTACATACCCATATTACTGATACGAAATGAATACGCTTCTAATCGGGCAATTTAGTACATGTGATTAAGACTGTATTCTCCTTTACTTGTTTTCTAGTCGTATGTAACACCAAAATTTCCTTTTTGAAGTGGTGATCGTAAACATTGTCTGTGGTTCCAAAATACTTGTAATTATCTGTCTTTAGAATTCACTTAATACTTGAAGGGGGGTGGTAAGTTTTTACAAAGACTAGGATACAAATTTGTACTAATGGCTCAAATGTCTGACACCCTAATAACTTAAGCTGCGGCATCTCAAACTCTGCAACAGGTCATAGCGTAAAATCATCAAACGCCAGCGGAGAAactttaacattaatttaaaatcaGACCTTAACTATAACCTCTAACACGGTGGTGCTACATACAAATAGGATTTTGTATTATTAATATGGCTGTGTAGTACATATAGATAGTTACTTTGATTGAAGaaagtgcatagtgcaacttttgtcggGTACATCACTAGTTACAGTTTCATGGTGGAGAGGAACAGTGTAGGATCATCGTACAAGAAAACAAATCAGATCTAAGCTTGAGTCTCCAGTGTTCTTTCACAGAGTGCATCTTAATTTTAAggaaattcttctctgttccactccaccatgaatccGTAGAACTGGTGAAGCAACAGACAAacgttgcactatgcacagtgtCTCCAAATTCTAACAAGAATGCTAACTGCAAACACGGGTAAGTCACGCTTTGTGATTTTAACTCATATGAATCAATGGATTCAAAAGTGCTTTGACTTTTGAACAACCTGAGCACTAGTTGAGTCCAGCAGTTGTCACTGCCAGGGCGTTTGGCTGCATGTTTTTCCTGGCTGCAGAGAGAACATTTCAGTCAGATCGAGTGAAACAGTGATGAGACACAGAGTGCAACAGTTAGAGAATGTGTCATTCTCCACTTTAGCAAAACTgttcaaacagacaaacataatgttattttgtgattgtttcaGAGCGGTTAAGCTgtgaaacacaaacacagacacatggcAGCAAAAGGTTTTAAGACACTGAACATAAACTCAAACTATTGCagggtattttattttggcagtGCTCACCGATTTCTGATAGGAAGTCGGGTTCGGGCTGGCGGGGGTTGGGCGGGCCTTCGTCCAGCTGGACATTCCCATGAACCAAAGCCGTAGAGATGTGGACAACACCAAACGCCCAGCAGCACAGGATAAGAGAGATGAGCATCGTGCAGGGGGCGATCTGAACCACAGTACCCACAATCCTCAGCGTGACAACCAGCAGCTTCTGAAACAAAGTGGatgtcttactgtatagttgttaGACACAGATGATGTTTTTGAGAGCAGATCTCTCCAGAGCATCCCTGGGTACGGCTAGAATGACTTAATGCCAAATAACAGTCTCAGACTTGAGGCACGCCACTTGCACTGTGAGCACATTTCCACTACAACACCATGACCATGTGGTGCGTTTTCCTGAGCACAATCGAGCCTGCAGATGCCTCAGAGCTGAGAACCCCAATTAATGGGTGAGGCTAAGGACAAGCCCACATAACCTCTCTGCAGCAGACTGATGAGCACAGGTCAGAGTGACTGGAGGACCCAAAGCAGTTGTGTAAAGTGGTGGATTCAACACCAAGCAGCACCATCTGATGAGATAAAGACAGTCAGCAtggaagagacagacagacagacaccatCTCACCTGTGGTCGCCTCCAGAGCGTCTCAGTGTCGATCTCTCTGAAAGGGACCTTATAAAGGCCATGGAGGGGAAGGAGTGGTCACATGACCTACCATGACCAAGCTGGGGGACGGAGGGGGGGCAGGGCAATACTCAGGGCAGGGAGTGTTTCCAGCATCTCCTTTTTCTGTCCATCACCATTCTCATGGCAACACAACACAGCAAACCTTGTGTTTAATGTCTTGCTTAAAGACACTGTGACATGCAGATGTAGTCAGGAATCGATCCACTGACCTCTTTGTACACCAGCAACCTGATCACCCACCTGAAGGAATCAAGGTAACATCATTACAAAAATCCTTACTGATGCCATTTCCTTTTTGTGATTTAATTTCAGGATAAATTGTATCTTACAggcagcacagtgccttagtggttagcactgttgcctcgcagctaGAAGGTCGCAGGTTCCCTTCCGGCCcaaccctttctgtgtggtgtttgcatgttctccctgggtTTGAGTaggttcctccaggtgctcccatttcctcccacttccaaagacatgcaggttaggtggattggaagctttaaattgatggaggtgtgagtgagagtatgAACGTTTGTCTctctgtatgtgtccctgtgacagactggtgtgctGTCCAAACTGTACACCGCATTAGGAGCTGTAACCCCTTAAACCGGAAAAGTGGCTCTAGCAGAtttccagtgtcgcagactgaacagtcccccctaaatcggtccaccctgccttcactgtgcatgcatcattagccgcggttcactgattatcacattgtttctacttaaaattgcactccagtcatcatctgtctcagcgacagatatcttttAGCTCTcttagcttttgtacaacaatcatttccacatacgaggtctattagaaaagtatccgaccttattatttttttcaaaaaccatatggatttgaatcacgtgtgattacatcagacatgcttgaaccctcttgggcatgcgagagttttttcacgcctgtcggttacatcattcgcctgtgggcagtctttgagtgaggagtcgcccaccctctcgtcattttttcattgtttaggaatggctcagagactgctgctttgtttgataaaaattttttcaaaactgtaaggcacaactgagtggacaccatttgataaattcagctggttttcggtaaaaaaaatttaacggctgatgagagattttggtctggtagtgtcgccgtaaggacggcccacggcgcctgacggcgatctgcgcttcgaggcggcagcgtctcgccgtttcaagttgaaaacttccacatttcaggctctgttgacccagtaagtcgtcagagaacagagaactttcagaagaagtcggcatgaggagtttatttggacattccattgttaacggacattttgtaatgaaagaacgtgcaggcagagtcgcatgtcgggccggacctgaccgcggggggtcgcgacaggaaaaacacctccgttggaaaccttaacgggcaagttggaacatgcccaagctgttaaacaatttctcagttactcacttgttgaaagccatcaaaagccgcctgaattttacaaatggttttcaacacggaggtgtttttcctgtcacggcgcacacagattgaaagacgtgcacgcaaatttgcagagtcgtttccgtgactactcggcaaatttgcgcgcacgtctttcattacaaaatgtccttaaacagtggaatgtccgcataaagtcctcatgccggcctcttctgaatcttctctgttctctcacgttgtcctgggtgaattaaaccttaaattaggatgttttcaaatcgaaacaggccgacgacggcgcctggaagcgctgcacgacgtcccactccgtgggaagtccttacaccgacagaaacaccccataatctctcatcagccattaaacttttcaccgaaaatagTGTCCActaggatattcctcacaggtccagaaaaaattttgataaagcaacaccgtctcgagcagcgtgtgaaacaaaggaattcagctgagcgggcgggaccacatctcactcaaggcctgcccacagggaaatgacgtcaccgacgcgtgaaaaaactcacgcatgcgcacaagggttcaagcatgattggtgtaatcgcacgtcattcaaatccatatagttaaaaaaaaataaaagggtcggtttcttatctaatagacctcgtaaattcagcattatttcatcataaaagacggcggaagggatcagagcgccgcagctacacgggctactagctgatgcattcactgggcgtcggtcatttcaaagcgccaccgattatcgcctcatttctgcttaaaacggccttgttactgcttcaaactgactttagaatgatttaagaagttttaccttgtcatctgatggttaataatcatattaatccatttgatcactttgggtgaagacagtacgtctcagacgagctgctgagctccaaatgcataacgcatgcacagtggaggcagggcggaccaatttttaggggcgacaCCGGAACATCAATAAAGtttctgattttgtttttgttccaagcaaaataccaaaagattctgttttttgttatcatatcatgaaccggtgtcgcagaccgaacggtccacccctaaaaattggtctgccctgcctccactgtgcatgcgtcatttcggcactcagcagctcgtctaagacggaatctcttcacccaaagcgatcaaatggattaatgggattattaaccatcagattgacaaggtaaaacctcttaaatcattccaaagtcagttttaagcagaaacgaggcgatacgcCGTGACGCCTTGAAATGAccaatgcgcagtgaacgcatcagctagcagctcatataGACCCAGTGCTCTGATcgctcctctgtcttttatgatgatataATACTGAATAAGCGAGTTTGGAGTTCCGAGTGCACATGTGCGAGTTGAACACACAAACGTTTTTGTCAATGGTAAAACATTGTTGAATCAGTTTAAAACTGTGGAATCTTTGCTTTTGTGAGTTTCgcctgattttttatttttttttatcgtcTGTGCAAATGAATAATGTTATGGATGTGCAAAGGCCCTTGGTGGCTGATTCAAAAGTATCCAGATTATATACAGCCGTATATTTCAAAGTTTGTATGCTGTAAATTATGCTTTCTAGTCAAAATGTCTACAAACCAAAAAGTCCACAGCCAAAAGGTCCACACCTAAAACGTCCAAATGCCAAAACATCCACAGTACACACCAAAATGTCCACATGTCCACATAGTTTGAATTTGTAGAATAACACTCATGTCTTAAATTTCCGATAGCTCTATAGTAATAATTAAAGATTTGTAGTTGCTGACTACAGCAAGATTTGCAAACGTAATTACCAAACATAATTAACATAACATAGTTAAGATAATTAACAATTAATAACAAGCATAATTTTTGTTGGTTTATTTGAGTGCATGATAATACTGTCAACTGTTAAatttaaataacatttttttgttgATTTACAATGTATAATttcatataataaatataataatttttGTGGGAAAATGCTTAGAGAACATATTTTATATAATATCATTACTGTAGTAGAGTGTGGACGTTTTAGCAAAGTCTTGTGCATGTTTTGGGCATGTGGACTTTTTAGTTTGTGGACATTTTGGGTGTGAACTTTTTTGCTTGTGgacgttctgatctgatggtggaggtatgcactcactgagtgctgtagtttatttatagTCTAAATTAACAGTGTTGATGTCCTTATTGCAATGGTTTGTTTAAATGTATTCTATGCCGTAGTTTCATCGTAACAAGTGTTTTTCTTTGGCGGGGGTATGCACTCCGTAAGTGCTGTTGTTTATTTATGACTTAAACCACTGCGATGCGCTGATTTCAACagtgtgcttgtttgtttgtttttttacaccatGTTGttccagattttttatttatagtTCAAACCATCACATTGAGGCTCACTCCACCATGGAGCAGGTTCTCATAgacgcccatgttaaaatgtccaaatttggaGCAGaactaaacatgtttacagcctagtttttaaaaaaatggtttcaGTCTCAATAGCTACTCACTCCTTCATTTAAGACATTGTAAGCCATAAAATGCATAACAAGAGGTGTGGGTGCACTTGTGTGTTGCTTGTTCTCACCGCgtcttgcccatgctccacctcATTCTCCATACATGGGTTGTCAGCCACAGCATGGCTAGCCTATAGATTAATCTATGGGTGGGCAATTATTTTGTGCAAAGcgccaaatgagaaacagaaaatattgtggagggccgagccaaaaggctaaactcaagtttgcacaataataatttcattcctatataaaaagcagtaaatagcatTATTTCGACAAACTGTTAGATGTTCTGATTAGGCGATGAAAAAAAGGTTaccttacaaaaatgtaatttattcagtcaaattttccaagacaatagtgaacaaaatgtgaaacatttctgactcattacatttgtgatcattttcaGTCACATTGACCCCAAAACACATTTTGAGTTTAATATACTGTTGAAACTGAAACTGTTGGAACAAGGAGGTTCTTAACTTTCTGAAGACATCACACCAATTGTCATTGTAAACCAGGTATTAAagacaagtcacaatatcactgccactgaactgtgcagaaaaaagagaaaagtgtccCAGTTCACTAATTCTTATCATGTCCTCATGACTACATTTGTATTTTCCACTACTTTCCACATTTGAgtgtttttcagttcttttttttcttgttcagtGAGAGAAATCTAGTCTGATATTTAACAAGTGTATCAAAGTCAGGCTGCATGTCTGAGGTGGAGATGTGAAGCTCAGCTGACAGATGATCATCAGTGAGAGAGGACCTGGACCTGGATTTATTAAACTTCATCAAAATCCAGCATTCAGCATCCACCTTTCTCTTATTGGCATGAGTGGACATTTTTGAGGAGCGGTACACAATGACTGGATTAATCATTTCCGAGAAcaaattaaattcattaaattaaattttagttCAGTCATAAAGGCCCATTCACACGGCACAGGATGACAGCTGAACAAAGGAGTAAAACTCAAAAcaaattgtctggaaatggtggacaaatgatcctgcacctttGCTATCACTGAAA comes from Thalassophryne amazonica chromosome 2, fThaAma1.1, whole genome shotgun sequence and encodes:
- the agrp gene encoding agouti-related protein, yielding MLISLILCCWAFGVVHISTALVHGNVQLDEGPPNPRQPEPDFLSEIERSHAHSLDPALLPAVSVEDHFLMDAGSYDEESAVALQLQDRAMRLPRRCIPHQQSCLGYPLPCCDPCDTCYCRFFNAICYCRRVGHTCTSRRT